CACATGAGCGCCGAGGTGGCTTACCGGACAGAAGCCCAGCTGGGCGAAGGCGCCATCTGGCACCCCGATCGTGGCTCCCTCTTTTGGGTAGACATCGAGAAGCGCACGCTCTATGAGTTTATGCCGGAGAAGAAGAAATGCCGCTCGTGGCAGTTCGATCGGAAGGTGACGACCGTCGTTCCCGAGACGGATCACACCGTCATCGTGGCGCTTGAGAACAGCATCGTCCGCTTCGATCTAAACACTCAGCAGAAGCAAGAGATCACCCCCGTCGACACCAAAGGCGGTCGGCTGCGCTGCAACGACGGCAAATGCTCGCCTAACGGTTGGCTGTGGGTGGGCACGATGAGCATCGACGAAAAGTCGAACGACGCAACGCTCTATTGCGTCCGTCCCAGTGGGCGCATCGACGCCATGATCCGCGGCGTGACGATCTCCAACGGCATCGTCTGGTCGCGCAACAACAAGTACATCTATTATAACGATACGCCTACGGGTAAGATCCGCCGCTATCGCTACCACCAGCATTCGGGTGACATCATCAAGAACGGTATCGCTGTCGATATATCCGAGGGTACCGGACTGCCCGACGGTATGACCATCGACCGCAACGACAACCTCTGGGTGGCCCAGTGGGGCGGCTTTGGCGTCTATTGCTACAATGCCTACACCGGCGAGCTGATCGCCAAGGTGGAAGTGCCTGCCCCGAACGTCACCTCGTGTGCTTTTGGTGGCAAAAACATGGACATCCTCTACATCACCACGGCCCGCGAGGGCCTCACACCGGACGAGCTGGCAGCCTACCCCTTGAGTGGCTGCATTTTCTCGTGTAAACCGGGAGCCATAGGCGTATCCCCGAACTATTTCGGGCAAGAGAATAAGTAAGCAGAATGAAGATTACACGTAAAAAGAAGCCCACGTCGGCGGGCAAGCAAAGTCGACGAAACGACAGGGACACGCGAGGCAACAAGAAGAAAAAAGCCACCCAGTCCGCCCATCACGGCAAGCGCATCCTCAAAAAAGACGCTCTCACACGGGCCATCTTGGATACGTTCCAGCTCAATCCTCGCACGATTTATAACTACAAGCAGATCGCTAAGGCTATCGGCGTCGAGGCACAGGTGCAGAAGCTCCAAACGGCCGAAATACTGCGCAGTTTGGCGGACGACGATGTGCTCACGGAGACCGAACCTGGGCGTTATCGCTTGAATCGCATCGGCGAGTCCGTTACCGGAATCTTTCGGCGCCGTAGCAACGGCCGACATGCCTTTATTCCGGACACTCCCGCTACGAACAATGCGGACGGTGACGCACCGACGCCAGAACCCATCAATGTGGACGATCGCAACACGGCCCACGCGCTGGATGGCGATCGTGTGCGTGTGCAGCTCTTCAAACGTCGTCGGGGCGAGCCTGAGGCGGAGGTGATGGAGGTCTTGGAGCGTGCGCCACACACCTATGTGGGTCGGCTGGAGGTTTCCAAGAATTACGCCTTCCTTGTTACCGAAGATCGCACGCTCTCCAACGACATCTTTATCCCCAAAGCAGCGCTTCAGGGCGGTCGCACGGGCGATAAAGCCATCGTGCGTATCGTCGAGTGGCCCGAACACGCGTCGAATCCGACGGGCGAAGTCGTCGAGGTGCTCGGTCGTGCGGGGGATAACGACACGGAAATGCACGCCATCTTGGCCGAGTACGGTTTACCGACGCGTTATCCGGAAAATGTCGAGAAAGCTGCGCGGCGCATCCCACGTGAGATTACGGCGGAGGATTTGGTCGAGCGTGAGGACTTCCGCGAGGTGACAACCTTCACGATCGACCCCAAAGACGCCAAAGACTTTGACGATGCACTCTCGATCCGTCGCCTGACGGACGGCCGCTGGGAGGTGGGCGTCCATATTGCCGACGTAACGCACTATGTGAAGCCGGGCAGCATCATCGACAAGGAAGCCTACGAGCGCGCAACCTCCGTCTATCTTGTCGACCGAACGATTCCTATGCTGCCGGAATGTTTGTCAAACGACCTCTGCTCGTTAAGGCCGGATGAGGAGAAGCTGACCTTTTCCGTCGTCTTTGAGATGAACGAGGATGCCGACATCCTCGCCTCACGCATCGTGCGGACGGTGATCCGTAGTGACCGCCGTTTCACTTACGACGAGGCACAGGAGGCGATAGAGACCGGCCACGGAGATTTTTGCGAAGAGATCAACACGCTGAACCGTTTGGCTAAAAAACTCCGCGAGCGACGGTTTGCGCAGGGTGCCATCGACTTTGATCGTTACGAGGTGAAGTTCGAGATCGACGACAAGGGTCGTCCCTTGAGCGTGTATTTCAAGGAGTCGAAGGACGCCAACAAATTGATCGAGGAGTT
The sequence above is drawn from the Tannerella serpentiformis genome and encodes:
- the rnr gene encoding ribonuclease R — encoded protein: MKITRKKKPTSAGKQSRRNDRDTRGNKKKKATQSAHHGKRILKKDALTRAILDTFQLNPRTIYNYKQIAKAIGVEAQVQKLQTAEILRSLADDDVLTETEPGRYRLNRIGESVTGIFRRRSNGRHAFIPDTPATNNADGDAPTPEPINVDDRNTAHALDGDRVRVQLFKRRRGEPEAEVMEVLERAPHTYVGRLEVSKNYAFLVTEDRTLSNDIFIPKAALQGGRTGDKAIVRIVEWPEHASNPTGEVVEVLGRAGDNDTEMHAILAEYGLPTRYPENVEKAARRIPREITAEDLVEREDFREVTTFTIDPKDAKDFDDALSIRRLTDGRWEVGVHIADVTHYVKPGSIIDKEAYERATSVYLVDRTIPMLPECLSNDLCSLRPDEEKLTFSVVFEMNEDADILASRIVRTVIRSDRRFTYDEAQEAIETGHGDFCEEINTLNRLAKKLRERRFAQGAIDFDRYEVKFEIDDKGRPLSVYFKESKDANKLIEEFMLIANRTVAESVGKRSDSRGAKKTFVYRIHEQPDAEKMETFATFVRRFGYKLKTDGSKNEITRSINRLLDDAKGRPEENLIETLAVRSMQKARYSTENIGHYGLAFAYYSHFTSPIRRYPDMMAHRLLVRYANGGRSVPKDACEEECDHCSQMEQLAANAERASIKYKQVEFMSDKIGQVFDGVISGVTEWGLYVELNDNKCEGLVPMRDLDDDFYDFDEANYALVGRRRHRTYRLGDPITITVEHANLERKQLDFRLA
- a CDS encoding SMP-30/gluconolactonase/LRE family protein, with amino-acid sequence MSAEVAYRTEAQLGEGAIWHPDRGSLFWVDIEKRTLYEFMPEKKKCRSWQFDRKVTTVVPETDHTVIVALENSIVRFDLNTQQKQEITPVDTKGGRLRCNDGKCSPNGWLWVGTMSIDEKSNDATLYCVRPSGRIDAMIRGVTISNGIVWSRNNKYIYYNDTPTGKIRRYRYHQHSGDIIKNGIAVDISEGTGLPDGMTIDRNDNLWVAQWGGFGVYCYNAYTGELIAKVEVPAPNVTSCAFGGKNMDILYITTAREGLTPDELAAYPLSGCIFSCKPGAIGVSPNYFGQENK